From a single Couchioplanes caeruleus genomic region:
- a CDS encoding PEP/pyruvate-binding domain-containing protein, whose product MPHATIPPAVCIPVDWLTETLGAQRLEQIGYHFADLEATVGHDLTNWEYRLASLLQEIELTPKMRDQLDTHVKDVPGPWAVRSSSTVEDGDRQSHAGLYDSYLHLNTLDDVYAAIVACWRSFYSLGAVLGRLRAGDTSPQPRMAVIVQSMVPARLAGVAFSQQDHVIIEAVTGTGDTLVSGEADVVSTHHTVGQYDTQPYGDVTRLAVSLAGVFGHSVDIEWAWDGALVHLVQVRPVTAGLTRAHPRLPLFAWDSLYLRDGSASDVALGACASIVHAVTAKRSAMYRLAMRHGIQISDGWIITVNGLGLQNPTLHPVWWTALDGEVVVDLGTSARQNIIPAADLTTFLTQACGTRADPHRPHTVIVRRFVRGSAGAVTRALPDGGTIMEHSSSGLLAINRGLDTTSELLLPPPADPSAWSAIDQLPGWPTLALRHVAEFTHTVTAIHPQAHLEWVIEAGTLYFVDYSIPKHQSPPTRGQDATVISSGSAQGPLLRVDSEHLTELSVAPIVNIGSQAPVPTSRHLVELMDTIAAMPQRPIIYANRPYAILSLLIGKVAGFVFDGGSTLCHLAILLREARIPAAIANQPIPDAATAMAIDDGYVSSTQP is encoded by the coding sequence ATGCCGCACGCCACCATCCCGCCGGCCGTGTGCATCCCGGTCGACTGGCTCACCGAGACCCTCGGCGCCCAGCGGCTCGAGCAGATCGGGTATCACTTCGCCGACCTTGAGGCCACCGTCGGGCACGACCTGACCAACTGGGAATACCGGCTCGCGAGTCTCCTGCAGGAGATCGAGCTGACACCGAAGATGCGCGACCAGCTCGACACCCACGTCAAAGACGTTCCCGGACCCTGGGCCGTCCGGTCGTCCAGCACCGTCGAGGACGGCGACCGGCAGAGCCACGCCGGGTTGTACGACTCGTACCTGCACCTCAACACTCTCGACGACGTGTACGCAGCAATCGTCGCGTGCTGGCGGTCCTTCTACAGCCTCGGCGCGGTCCTGGGCCGGCTTCGTGCCGGGGACACCAGCCCACAGCCACGGATGGCTGTCATCGTGCAGTCCATGGTCCCGGCCCGCCTCGCCGGCGTGGCGTTCAGCCAGCAGGATCACGTCATCATCGAAGCGGTCACCGGCACCGGCGACACCCTGGTCAGCGGCGAAGCCGACGTCGTCAGCACCCACCACACGGTCGGCCAGTACGACACGCAGCCATATGGCGACGTCACCCGGCTTGCCGTGTCCCTGGCCGGAGTATTCGGCCACAGCGTCGACATTGAGTGGGCCTGGGACGGCGCTCTGGTCCACCTCGTTCAGGTCCGGCCTGTCACCGCGGGCCTGACGCGAGCGCACCCCCGGCTTCCACTGTTCGCCTGGGACTCGCTCTACCTGCGCGACGGCTCGGCCTCCGACGTCGCCCTCGGCGCATGCGCGAGCATCGTGCACGCGGTCACCGCCAAGCGGTCGGCGATGTACCGGCTCGCGATGCGCCACGGCATTCAAATTAGCGACGGATGGATCATCACCGTCAACGGTCTCGGCCTGCAAAACCCCACGTTGCACCCGGTGTGGTGGACCGCCCTCGACGGTGAAGTCGTTGTCGACCTTGGCACCTCAGCACGGCAGAACATCATCCCCGCCGCCGACCTCACAACATTCCTCACCCAGGCCTGCGGCACCCGGGCCGACCCCCACCGGCCGCACACCGTCATCGTGCGCCGCTTCGTACGTGGCAGCGCAGGAGCTGTCACCCGCGCCCTGCCCGACGGCGGCACCATCATGGAGCACTCGTCCAGCGGACTGCTGGCCATCAACCGCGGCCTCGACACCACCAGCGAACTCCTCCTACCCCCGCCCGCCGACCCCTCAGCGTGGTCCGCAATCGACCAGTTGCCTGGCTGGCCGACCCTTGCGTTGCGGCACGTTGCCGAGTTCACCCACACCGTCACCGCCATCCATCCGCAAGCCCACCTGGAGTGGGTTATTGAGGCGGGAACCCTCTACTTCGTCGACTACTCGATCCCGAAGCACCAGTCGCCGCCCACCCGCGGCCAAGACGCGACCGTCATCAGTTCCGGGTCCGCCCAGGGACCCCTGCTGCGGGTCGACAGCGAGCACCTCACCGAGCTCAGCGTCGCGCCGATCGTGAACATCGGCTCCCAAGCACCCGTGCCGACCAGCCGGCATCTCGTCGAGCTGATGGACACGATCGCTGCGATGCCCCAACGCCCGATCATCTACGCCAACCGGCCGTACGCGATCCTGTCTCTGCTGATCGGCAAGGTGGCCGGCTTCGTGTTCGACGGCGGCTCGACCCTCTGCCATCTGGCCATCCTCTTACGTGAAGCCCGCATTCCCGCGGCTATAGCAAACCAGCCCATACCGGATGCGGCGACGGCGATGGCCATCGACGACGGCTACGTCAGCTCCACCCAACCGTGA
- a CDS encoding helix-turn-helix domain-containing protein: MRLAEEMFSIRQDAGYTTEKLFAETGIQRQKISHIETANRRVDPAAIEAILTHLAVTGDRFGLVMRLARGSAHQGWWERFDDEMGPRQARTADLESGAATIFQFQPFLIPGLLQTQEFAAVRAAADRAANSRRFSTARMLEARIQRQAILSGPDATPLEVILDEAVLRRLAVAPPQVMHDQLDHLVGAALNQPSVTVRVLPFVSGLSRHAQARTAFTHYTYADPDDSVVVNVDTNIEDMLLHDQAKVTIYSDLAAELRRAALGPAESIECLAAAAEDCLSRR; encoded by the coding sequence TTGCGACTCGCCGAAGAAATGTTCAGCATCCGGCAGGACGCGGGATATACCACAGAAAAACTCTTCGCTGAGACAGGAATACAACGGCAGAAAATTAGCCACATTGAGACCGCAAATCGCCGGGTCGATCCGGCAGCGATTGAGGCTATCTTGACTCATCTCGCTGTCACCGGGGATCGATTTGGCTTGGTAATGCGGCTGGCCCGTGGTTCAGCTCACCAGGGCTGGTGGGAACGGTTCGACGACGAGATGGGGCCACGACAAGCGCGAACGGCTGATCTCGAAAGCGGAGCTGCGACCATCTTCCAGTTCCAGCCGTTCCTCATCCCCGGGCTCCTGCAGACACAGGAATTCGCCGCCGTGAGAGCCGCTGCCGACCGGGCTGCCAACTCCCGCCGCTTCTCTACCGCACGAATGCTCGAGGCCCGGATTCAACGCCAGGCGATCCTGTCAGGGCCGGACGCGACTCCCTTGGAAGTCATCTTGGACGAAGCAGTGCTGCGCCGACTCGCGGTGGCACCCCCGCAAGTGATGCACGACCAGCTAGACCACCTGGTTGGGGCTGCGCTCAACCAACCGTCGGTCACGGTCCGGGTACTACCGTTCGTCAGCGGGTTGAGCCGGCACGCGCAGGCTCGGACAGCATTCACCCACTACACCTACGCGGACCCAGATGACTCGGTCGTCGTCAACGTCGACACCAACATCGAGGACATGCTGCTCCACGACCAGGCCAAGGTCACCATCTACTCCGACCTTGCCGCCGAACTCCGGCGGGCCGCGCTCGGCCCAGCCGAATCCATCGAGTGCCTCGCCGCAGCGGCCGAGGACTGTCTGAGCAGGAGATGA
- a CDS encoding 2'-5' RNA ligase family protein encodes MTGEEYTVAPRAWDRFRELDHLVNHWNRRIGPPSFYWYLTFEQSPEIHALVRRYQRAIPFPYYDHVSLRDLHVTLDRVEYEDTGSRKTLHAAVAAAREVCKKLPPIRVGISSMSGARGAIGFEMEPQESIRTLRDQLREATLSVIPEAPVRGPEFHAHIAIAYCNSDEVSPTETIEAVEALGPLRPIAVTVEKATLVLLRRLTNSYRWTAISRIPLGG; translated from the coding sequence ATGACTGGAGAAGAATATACCGTGGCTCCAAGAGCGTGGGATCGTTTCCGAGAACTCGACCACCTTGTTAACCATTGGAACCGACGTATCGGTCCACCATCCTTTTACTGGTATCTAACATTCGAACAATCTCCCGAGATTCACGCGCTCGTTAGGAGATACCAGCGAGCCATCCCATTTCCATACTATGACCACGTCTCGCTCCGAGACCTACACGTCACACTCGACAGGGTCGAGTATGAGGACACCGGATCACGAAAGACTCTCCATGCAGCTGTAGCCGCCGCTCGGGAAGTATGCAAAAAGCTGCCACCGATACGAGTCGGCATTTCTTCGATGAGTGGAGCGCGTGGTGCTATCGGGTTTGAGATGGAACCACAAGAGTCCATCCGGACACTGCGTGACCAACTACGAGAAGCCACATTGTCCGTCATTCCCGAAGCGCCGGTCCGAGGGCCGGAGTTTCATGCCCACATCGCGATCGCTTATTGCAATTCCGATGAGGTATCGCCAACTGAAACGATCGAGGCAGTGGAAGCACTCGGACCTCTGCGGCCGATTGCCGTTACGGTCGAGAAAGCTACCCTGGTCCTGCTAAGAAGACTTACCAATTCCTACCGATGGACAGCGATATCGCGGATCCCGCTCGGGGGCTAA
- the tmk gene encoding dTMP kinase — protein MTARPGRFIVIDGPSGVGKSTITTLLARSLSGAGHDVLTTSEPSHGPIGELARGGTHDYRGLTLACLVAADRYHHLAEQVRPALAQGRVVVCDRYVPSSLVLQHLDGVPDPYIWQLNACADKPDLTILLVGEDEICQRRAEQRGTYSRFHVGLDGEGAAYRRIAGSLREQGYRTQVHDIGSASEEQVADAVFAAVTRELMC, from the coding sequence ATGACGGCCCGCCCGGGGCGGTTCATCGTGATCGACGGACCCAGCGGCGTCGGCAAGTCGACCATCACGACCCTGCTTGCGCGAAGCCTGTCCGGGGCAGGCCATGACGTGCTCACCACCAGCGAACCGTCGCACGGACCGATCGGCGAACTTGCCCGAGGTGGCACCCACGACTACCGGGGCCTCACCCTGGCGTGCCTGGTAGCGGCGGATCGCTACCACCACCTCGCCGAGCAAGTCCGCCCGGCGCTGGCGCAAGGACGCGTCGTGGTCTGCGACCGTTACGTGCCCAGCTCCCTGGTCCTGCAGCACCTCGACGGTGTTCCGGACCCCTATATCTGGCAGCTGAACGCCTGCGCCGACAAGCCGGACCTGACGATCTTGCTTGTCGGTGAGGACGAGATATGCCAACGACGGGCTGAGCAACGCGGCACCTACAGCCGATTTCACGTAGGCCTCGACGGCGAGGGCGCCGCGTACCGCAGGATCGCAGGGTCGCTCCGCGAGCAGGGGTACCGCACACAGGTGCACGACATCGGAAGCGCGTCGGAGGAGCAAGTGGCCGATGCGGTCTTCGCCGCAGTGACTCGTGAGCTGATGTGCTGA
- a CDS encoding PPC domain-containing DNA-binding protein — protein MRSRETRAGRTVVVVFEHGDDFFTSLRQACHDNGIRSGYIPIFIAGFAAVELVGTCEHVENPQAPVWTKVQLKNVEALGGGTIAWDDAVGDIAPHLHVAVGLKELSATGYTSHLLGAKVQFLTELIIVEVVDPVLHRQKAPELFDVPLLRFGTD, from the coding sequence ATGCGGAGTCGAGAAACCCGGGCGGGCCGGACTGTCGTTGTCGTGTTCGAGCACGGCGACGACTTCTTCACGTCTTTGCGGCAGGCGTGCCACGACAACGGCATCCGCTCCGGCTACATCCCGATCTTCATAGCCGGGTTCGCTGCCGTCGAGCTCGTCGGCACGTGCGAACATGTCGAGAACCCGCAGGCACCCGTCTGGACGAAGGTCCAGCTGAAGAACGTCGAAGCACTCGGCGGCGGCACGATCGCCTGGGACGACGCCGTGGGTGACATCGCGCCGCATCTTCACGTCGCCGTCGGACTGAAAGAGCTCAGCGCGACCGGATACACCAGCCACCTGCTCGGCGCAAAGGTGCAGTTTCTTACCGAGTTGATCATTGTGGAGGTGGTGGATCCCGTTCTTCACCGTCAGAAGGCGCCGGAACTGTTCGACGTGCCTCTACTGCGGTTCGGCACAGACTAG
- a CDS encoding IS5 family transposase, which produces MKRERRYPSDLTDAQWEIVEPMLPLIKEPGRIPKHPRRAIVDAILYVVRSGCSWRQLPVDFPPWQTVYWQFQQWEQRQVTERILEELREQLRLAEGREPEPSAGVMDSQSVKAADTVGRDSRGYDAGKKVNGRKRFIVTDTLGLLVVVCVMSASWQDRDGAKTTLLSTYTASPIRYVFADQGFAGKLVDWAAETLKITVEIVRKPADQQGFVVHPKRWVVERSLAWLTAHRRLARDYERDPAVSEALIRWAAINTMVRRLDRGRPATRQARRTLSAPG; this is translated from the coding sequence GTGAAGCGTGAGCGGCGGTACCCGTCGGACTTGACCGATGCGCAGTGGGAGATCGTGGAGCCGATGCTCCCCTTGATCAAGGAGCCAGGTCGGATCCCGAAGCATCCGCGGCGGGCGATCGTGGACGCGATTCTGTACGTGGTCCGCAGCGGCTGCTCGTGGCGGCAACTACCGGTTGATTTCCCGCCCTGGCAGACCGTGTACTGGCAGTTTCAGCAGTGGGAGCAACGCCAGGTCACCGAACGGATCCTGGAAGAACTCCGTGAACAGCTGCGCCTCGCCGAGGGCCGTGAGCCCGAGCCGTCGGCCGGGGTCATGGACTCGCAGTCGGTCAAGGCCGCCGACACCGTCGGCAGGGACTCCCGCGGCTACGACGCGGGTAAGAAGGTCAACGGCCGTAAGCGGTTCATCGTCACCGACACCCTCGGTCTGCTGGTCGTGGTCTGCGTGATGTCAGCGTCGTGGCAGGACCGCGACGGCGCGAAGACGACCCTGCTCAGCACCTACACGGCCTCGCCGATCCGGTACGTGTTCGCCGATCAGGGCTTCGCCGGCAAGCTGGTCGACTGGGCTGCCGAGACCCTGAAGATCACCGTCGAGATCGTCCGCAAACCAGCGGACCAGCAAGGTTTCGTCGTGCACCCGAAGCGGTGGGTCGTCGAACGCAGCCTTGCTTGGCTTACCGCGCACCGCCGCCTGGCCCGCGACTACGAACGCGACCCCGCAGTGTCCGAAGCGCTCATCCGATGGGCCGCGATCAACACCATGGTCCGCCGCCTCGACCGTGGCCGACCTGCCACCCGACAAGCCCGCCGGACACTCAGCGCGCCCGGATAA
- a CDS encoding B12-binding domain-containing radical SAM protein, producing the protein MLEPSLHPNSLAAGHDPARPIDLLFVNAPLRDYGERPRLNDFTLPVLGMAYLATYAAAQGFNVAVLDAEAHGIPIAESIDHVNALAPRWVGLNLLAPTYEMSARIAAGLDPGIKLMAGGHHAKAMPAQILTDPRMNRCHALVLGEGETRVVELLKDHRSRADLPNVMWVDPLLHKPVSGGRPGMNHHLAPDIDALPFVDRRYLTQDPRMAEDGRIEANMVGARGCPYDCSFCGAAVSANPDIQIRVRRPDNIIAEMEELRARYGVTAFRFVDDLFLGARRVIDTMTTAFAAERIGDWAVWDATGRINILDRASDQTLDALVANGLREVALGIESGNPRVLEYIDKRIHPDMIRTVVRRLTERGINVKGYFILGFPGETTDELADTVNLVHQLWDTTDGQPGRFRSSVFEFRPYPGTPEWTRLMATGQYTAEQLLAYNAVDLTSNGVDEAMRQRDEFNFSVGIQFGGVPVEQVRRHLAELSREQHARLVTA; encoded by the coding sequence ATGCTCGAGCCCAGCCTCCACCCGAACAGCCTGGCAGCCGGCCATGACCCCGCCCGCCCCATCGACCTGTTGTTCGTCAACGCGCCGCTGCGCGACTACGGCGAACGACCCCGTCTGAACGACTTCACCCTGCCGGTTCTCGGCATGGCTTACCTCGCGACCTACGCCGCTGCGCAGGGCTTCAACGTGGCCGTGCTGGACGCTGAGGCCCACGGCATTCCCATCGCCGAGAGCATCGACCACGTCAACGCTCTGGCGCCTCGTTGGGTGGGGCTGAACCTGCTGGCACCCACCTACGAGATGAGCGCCCGGATCGCCGCCGGCCTGGATCCCGGCATCAAGCTCATGGCCGGCGGCCACCACGCCAAGGCGATGCCCGCCCAGATCCTCACCGACCCGCGGATGAACCGCTGCCACGCGCTGGTCCTGGGCGAGGGTGAGACCCGCGTCGTCGAACTACTCAAGGACCATCGCAGCCGCGCGGATCTCCCGAACGTGATGTGGGTCGATCCGCTCCTCCACAAGCCGGTCTCGGGTGGCCGGCCCGGGATGAACCACCACCTCGCCCCGGACATCGACGCCCTGCCATTCGTGGACCGCCGGTACCTGACCCAGGACCCGCGCATGGCCGAAGACGGCCGGATCGAGGCGAACATGGTCGGGGCACGCGGTTGCCCCTACGACTGCTCTTTCTGCGGCGCCGCCGTGAGCGCCAACCCGGACATCCAGATCCGCGTACGGCGACCCGACAACATCATTGCCGAGATGGAGGAGCTCCGGGCCAGGTACGGAGTGACCGCGTTCCGGTTCGTCGACGACCTGTTCCTCGGCGCCCGCCGCGTCATCGACACCATGACCACGGCGTTCGCCGCTGAACGCATCGGCGACTGGGCGGTGTGGGACGCCACCGGCCGCATCAACATCCTCGACCGGGCCAGCGACCAGACCTTGGACGCCCTGGTCGCCAACGGACTCCGTGAGGTGGCTCTAGGCATCGAGTCCGGTAACCCGCGCGTCCTGGAATACATCGACAAGCGCATCCACCCCGACATGATCCGCACCGTCGTGCGCCGGCTCACCGAACGCGGCATCAACGTCAAGGGCTACTTCATCCTGGGCTTCCCCGGCGAAACCACCGACGAACTCGCCGACACCGTCAACTTGGTCCACCAGCTGTGGGACACCACTGACGGCCAGCCCGGGCGGTTCCGCTCCAGCGTCTTCGAGTTCCGCCCCTACCCCGGCACGCCGGAATGGACCCGGCTCATGGCCACCGGCCAGTACACGGCCGAGCAACTGCTTGCCTACAACGCCGTCGACCTCACCAGCAACGGCGTGGATGAGGCCATGCGGCAACGCGACGAGTTCAACTTCTCGGTCGGCATCCAGTTCGGCGGCGTGCCGGTAGAACAGGTACGCCGGCACCTGGCCGAGCTGTCGCGCGAACAACACGCGCGGCTGGTCACCGCATGA
- a CDS encoding ATP-binding protein → MRMLCVYGVAGAGKSTVSARIEGALTSRGLRVEIVKLALPLYQLQQHIYATAGRDVPLWTHDNDILRSLATHLRRINADFLVEDFLNRVDRSTADVVINDDLRDTLVDYPRLRETGFQFVHVACSDAVRTRRLQARGDVNVVPDSVQSWGFDRISPDWTIDNSTDDSDELDQQIRILLDKWLAQQPPS, encoded by the coding sequence ATGCGCATGCTCTGTGTCTACGGGGTTGCCGGGGCCGGCAAGTCGACCGTCAGCGCGAGGATCGAAGGCGCGCTGACCTCCCGCGGTCTGCGGGTGGAGATCGTCAAGCTCGCGCTGCCGCTGTACCAGCTGCAACAGCACATCTATGCGACCGCCGGTCGTGATGTGCCGCTCTGGACCCACGACAACGACATCCTCCGCTCCCTGGCAACACATCTGCGCAGGATCAATGCCGATTTTCTCGTCGAAGACTTCCTGAACCGGGTCGACAGGTCGACCGCCGACGTCGTGATCAACGACGACCTTCGCGACACCCTTGTCGATTACCCCCGTCTACGCGAAACCGGCTTCCAGTTCGTCCACGTTGCCTGCTCTGACGCTGTCCGCACCCGGCGCCTGCAGGCACGCGGAGACGTGAACGTTGTTCCGGACAGCGTCCAATCTTGGGGATTTGATCGCATCTCCCCGGACTGGACGATCGACAACTCGACCGACGACTCCGACGAGCTTGATCAACAGATCCGCATCCTTCTCGACAAATGGCTGGCGCAGCAACCCCCGAGCTAA
- a CDS encoding asparaginase: MTSTTTGGVAPTLSAQQLLDAVPGLADTGIDVDALTFRTRPGASLSIEDLIELTAVIGKELNAGAAGVVVTQGTDTIEETAYVLDLLHPGPQPVVVTGAMRNPTQAGADGPANLLAAVLVAASPAARDLGCLVVLSDEIHAARRVRKTHSTNTATFASPNGGPLGYMAENQPHFVSRLSSRNILPVPRSPIAAPSVALHTATLGDNGNTLEALTNNVDGLVIAGFGVGHVPESWLPVLTDAAARIPVVLASRTGAGPTLAGTYGFAGSERDLLSRGLIGCGMLHPYKARILLHLSLAAGADRNDIAAAFAAAGDMADTAWPWPQASRAAQGGQER; encoded by the coding sequence ATGACCTCCACCACGACAGGCGGCGTCGCCCCCACCCTGTCTGCCCAGCAGCTCCTCGATGCCGTTCCCGGCCTGGCCGACACCGGAATCGACGTCGACGCCCTGACGTTCCGGACTCGCCCGGGGGCCTCACTGAGCATCGAGGACCTCATCGAGCTGACGGCGGTCATCGGCAAGGAACTCAACGCGGGCGCTGCCGGTGTGGTGGTCACCCAAGGCACGGACACCATCGAAGAAACTGCCTACGTACTCGACCTGCTCCACCCCGGCCCGCAGCCGGTTGTGGTGACCGGAGCCATGCGCAACCCCACGCAGGCCGGTGCCGATGGTCCCGCGAACCTGCTCGCCGCAGTCCTCGTCGCGGCGAGCCCCGCCGCTCGAGATCTGGGGTGCCTGGTCGTTCTGTCCGATGAGATCCACGCGGCCCGCCGAGTCCGTAAGACCCACTCCACCAACACCGCAACGTTCGCCTCCCCGAACGGAGGCCCGCTCGGTTACATGGCCGAAAACCAACCCCATTTCGTCAGCCGACTCAGCAGCCGGAACATCCTCCCCGTGCCGCGCTCGCCGATCGCAGCGCCATCGGTGGCCCTTCACACCGCCACGCTCGGGGATAACGGCAACACTCTCGAAGCGCTGACGAACAACGTCGACGGTCTGGTCATCGCCGGCTTCGGCGTCGGCCACGTCCCCGAGAGCTGGCTTCCGGTGCTCACCGACGCCGCCGCCCGGATACCGGTCGTACTCGCATCACGAACCGGTGCCGGCCCCACCCTGGCCGGAACCTACGGCTTCGCCGGTTCCGAACGTGATCTGCTCAGCCGCGGCCTGATCGGCTGCGGCATGCTGCACCCCTACAAGGCCCGCATCCTGCTGCATCTGTCTCTTGCGGCCGGCGCCGACCGCAACGACATCGCAGCGGCATTCGCGGCCGCCGGTGACATGGCGGACACCGCCTGGCCGTGGCCGCAGGCATCCCGCGCTGCCCAGGGCGGACAGGAGCGATAG
- a CDS encoding NUDIX domain-containing protein has product MSQETLRDQIRATVAAIAPLDPAEAQAQASVIAWIDSGAPLFRDHGPMPPRHLAVYFAILDDARRTVLQVDHIKAKAWVLPGGHVDSEPPAQAVVREAAEELTVRAGFHPAFDARPLFVTESITRGPGQHTDVTLWFVLHGSQDMPLDCDGTEFRGLRWVSIDHRENWIAACHAPTEVDRFITKMALHLPHPAAV; this is encoded by the coding sequence ATGAGCCAGGAGACGCTGCGCGACCAGATCCGCGCCACGGTCGCCGCGATCGCACCGCTCGATCCTGCCGAAGCTCAGGCCCAGGCGTCGGTAATCGCCTGGATCGACTCCGGCGCACCGCTGTTTCGTGACCACGGCCCTATGCCGCCGCGGCACCTCGCCGTCTACTTCGCGATCCTCGACGACGCCCGCCGCACCGTGCTGCAAGTCGACCACATCAAAGCGAAGGCCTGGGTACTGCCCGGCGGACACGTCGATTCCGAGCCCCCAGCGCAGGCGGTCGTGCGCGAGGCCGCTGAGGAACTCACGGTCCGAGCCGGCTTCCACCCCGCGTTTGACGCCCGTCCGTTGTTCGTCACCGAGAGCATCACTCGGGGCCCAGGCCAGCACACCGACGTCACCCTGTGGTTCGTCCTGCACGGCAGCCAAGACATGCCGCTGGACTGCGACGGAACCGAGTTCCGTGGCCTGCGCTGGGTAAGCATCGATCATCGCGAGAACTGGATCGCCGCCTGCCACGCCCCGACCGAGGTAGACCGCTTTATTACAAAAATGGCCCTTCACCTGCCCCACCCAGCTGCGGTCTGA
- a CDS encoding GNAT family N-acetyltransferase: MITYARHQGPTSLTAAAPLVDLYAVVYAEPPYNEGLEQVDRFRTSLLEESRRPGFTLITAKDGDTLIGASYGWIMPAGTWWSNASRPAPAEIVDAAKFAVMEWIVTPRRRGEGIGDVLIRQLLEDRPERFATLASDPRSAARGMYRRAGWIEAGETTLSWGPSMDLLLLKLPLPTSQKVGNDQARP; this comes from the coding sequence GTGATCACCTACGCGCGGCATCAGGGTCCGACTTCACTGACTGCGGCGGCTCCGTTGGTCGATCTTTACGCGGTCGTCTACGCCGAACCGCCGTACAACGAGGGTCTCGAGCAGGTCGACCGATTCCGAACCAGCCTCCTCGAGGAATCACGACGTCCCGGTTTCACGCTGATCACCGCCAAGGATGGCGACACGCTGATCGGAGCCTCCTACGGGTGGATCATGCCTGCTGGAACGTGGTGGTCGAACGCGAGCCGGCCGGCCCCTGCCGAGATCGTGGACGCCGCCAAGTTCGCCGTCATGGAGTGGATCGTGACACCTCGGCGGCGCGGTGAGGGGATCGGCGACGTTCTGATCCGTCAACTGCTCGAAGACCGCCCTGAGCGTTTCGCCACCCTGGCGTCTGATCCGCGTTCCGCTGCGCGGGGCATGTACCGGCGGGCCGGCTGGATCGAGGCCGGCGAAACGACGTTGTCCTGGGGGCCATCAATGGACCTACTTCTCCTCAAACTGCCGCTGCCAACTAGTCAGAAGGTCGGCAACGACCAAGCGCGGCCGTGA
- a CDS encoding DUF397 domain-containing protein: protein MRIPANETTGGRPPGVWFKSRRSGGGSDCVEVCNLEEGGVAVRNSKRPDAGTLIFTDSEFDAFVGGAKDGDFDR, encoded by the coding sequence ATGCGTATTCCCGCGAACGAGACAACCGGTGGGCGCCCCCCGGGCGTGTGGTTCAAGTCCCGTCGATCAGGGGGCGGCTCTGACTGCGTCGAGGTATGCAACCTCGAGGAAGGCGGGGTAGCGGTCCGCAACTCCAAGCGCCCAGACGCTGGAACCCTGATCTTCACCGACTCTGAGTTCGATGCATTCGTCGGAGGAGCCAAGGACGGCGACTTCGATCGGTAA
- a CDS encoding class IV adenylate cyclase, translating to MSGEVEVKYRVSGLDALLAALDRRGVALSPQVRQEDQAYAPASWVDGQPRSGVTFARLRVQNGVCLFTTKTPVDNVLACLEYETVVADREQMHQALLAMGYRTTVQVAKTRRVGRIDDYALCVDQVDGVGAFLEVELMTTATDDMAGVQAQLAHWVSGLGAPLERIGTTYDQLVPPARVPPTQAGIVSTV from the coding sequence GTGAGTGGTGAGGTCGAAGTGAAGTACCGGGTCTCCGGCCTTGATGCGCTCCTGGCTGCGCTCGATAGGCGAGGGGTGGCCCTCTCGCCGCAGGTCCGGCAGGAGGACCAGGCATACGCGCCGGCGAGCTGGGTCGACGGGCAGCCTCGGAGCGGGGTGACCTTCGCCAGGTTGCGCGTCCAGAACGGTGTGTGCCTGTTCACGACGAAGACGCCGGTGGATAACGTCCTGGCCTGTCTCGAGTACGAGACAGTCGTCGCGGACCGGGAGCAGATGCACCAGGCCCTGCTGGCGATGGGGTACCGGACGACCGTGCAGGTCGCCAAGACCCGCCGTGTCGGGCGCATCGATGACTACGCGCTGTGTGTTGACCAGGTCGATGGCGTCGGTGCCTTCCTGGAGGTGGAACTCATGACCACCGCGACCGACGACATGGCCGGCGTGCAGGCGCAGCTGGCCCACTGGGTCAGCGGTCTGGGCGCACCGCTGGAACGCATCGGCACCACCTACGATCAGCTCGTCCCACCGGCACGTGTGCCACCTACACAGGCGGGCATCGTCTCCACGGTCTGA